In one window of Fictibacillus phosphorivorans DNA:
- a CDS encoding ABC-F family ATP-binding cassette domain-containing protein translates to MITVTNVGLRYGDRKLFEDVNIKFTPGNCYGLIGANGAGKSTFLKILSGEIEAQTGDVHMTPGERLAVLKQNHFEYEDQEVMQTVIMGHARLYEVMQEKDAIYMKADFSDEDGIRAAELEGEFAELNGWEAESEAAILLKGLGIKEDLHTKKLAELTGSEKVKVLLAQALFGKPDVLLLDEPTNNLDLQAIQWLEDFLINFENTVIVVSHDRHFLNKVCTHMADLDFGKIQIYVGNYDFWYESSQLALRMAQDQNKKKEEKIKELQAFVARFSANASKSKQATSRKKLLDKISLDDIRPSSRKYPYVNFGINREIGNDLLRVEGLTKTIDGVKVLDNVSFIMNKDDKIAFVGKEEIAITTLFKILMGEMEADSGTYKWGVTTSQAYFPRDNSKYFAGSEQTLVDWLRQYSPEDQTESFLRGFLGRMLFSGEEVMKKPSVLSGGEKVRCMLSKMMLSGSNVLIMDDPTNHLDLESITALNNGLIGYKGALMFTSHDHQFVETIANRIIEITPKGILDKQMSYDEYLANDELKKQRQLMYQ, encoded by the coding sequence ATGATTACGGTAACTAACGTTGGTCTTCGCTACGGCGACCGCAAGCTGTTTGAAGACGTTAATATAAAGTTTACACCAGGAAACTGCTACGGCTTGATCGGTGCGAACGGTGCGGGTAAATCTACATTCTTAAAAATTCTGTCTGGTGAGATCGAAGCACAAACAGGTGACGTTCACATGACTCCAGGCGAACGTCTAGCTGTATTGAAGCAGAACCATTTTGAGTATGAAGATCAAGAGGTTATGCAAACGGTAATTATGGGTCACGCACGTCTTTATGAAGTGATGCAAGAGAAAGACGCGATCTATATGAAAGCTGATTTCTCAGATGAAGACGGAATCCGTGCAGCTGAACTTGAAGGTGAGTTTGCTGAACTAAACGGTTGGGAAGCAGAATCTGAGGCAGCGATCCTGCTTAAAGGTCTTGGCATTAAAGAAGATCTTCACACGAAGAAACTAGCTGAACTAACAGGTTCTGAAAAAGTAAAAGTATTGCTTGCTCAAGCTCTTTTCGGTAAGCCGGACGTTCTTCTTCTGGATGAGCCGACGAACAACTTAGACTTACAAGCGATTCAATGGTTAGAAGATTTCTTGATCAATTTTGAGAACACCGTTATCGTTGTATCCCATGACCGTCACTTCTTAAACAAAGTTTGTACGCACATGGCTGACCTTGATTTTGGAAAGATCCAGATCTATGTAGGTAACTACGATTTCTGGTATGAGTCTTCTCAATTAGCGCTTCGTATGGCACAAGATCAAAACAAGAAAAAAGAAGAAAAGATCAAAGAACTTCAAGCTTTCGTAGCTCGATTTAGTGCGAACGCATCTAAATCCAAACAAGCTACTTCACGTAAGAAGTTATTGGATAAAATCTCTTTAGATGATATCCGACCTTCTTCTCGTAAATATCCGTATGTGAACTTTGGCATCAATCGTGAGATCGGAAATGATCTTCTTCGTGTTGAAGGGCTAACGAAAACGATCGACGGTGTAAAAGTACTTGATAACGTGAGCTTTATCATGAACAAAGACGACAAGATTGCTTTTGTAGGTAAAGAAGAGATCGCCATCACAACTCTATTTAAAATTTTAATGGGTGAGATGGAAGCGGACAGCGGAACATACAAATGGGGTGTAACAACGTCTCAAGCGTACTTCCCGCGTGATAACTCGAAGTACTTTGCTGGCAGCGAGCAGACTCTTGTAGATTGGCTTCGTCAATATTCTCCTGAAGATCAAACGGAAAGCTTCCTTCGTGGATTCTTAGGACGTATGCTCTTCTCAGGTGAAGAAGTAATGAAAAAGCCGTCTGTATTATCTGGAGGAGAGAAAGTACGTTGTATGCTTTCTAAGATGATGCTAAGCGGATCAAATGTATTGATCATGGATGATCCTACGAACCACTTGGATCTAGAGTCTATCACAGCGTTGAACAACGGATTAATCGGCTACAAAGGTGCATTGATGTTCACATCACATGACCATCAGTTCGTTGAAACGATCGCGAACCGTATCATTGAAATCACGCCTAAAGGAATTCTTGATAAGCAAATGTCTTATGATGAGTACTTGGCGAATGATGAATTGAAGAAGCAGCGCCAATTGATGTATCAATAA
- a CDS encoding TRAP transporter permease, which yields MEKYDPEAGFRKLKGALYWITLIGLISFSLFQLYTAIFGVLPAQLQRTIHLGFALTLIFLLFPASKKKKEGKPLFQVAWYDMILAVLSIAVGSYWYLFMDDLVMRVGRLTTQDFLIGVLAIILVLEATRRVVGLPITIIAGLFLLYAYMGPYMPGFLEHKGLTIERIVRTMFFTTEGILGTPLAVSSTYIFLFLLFGAFLVKTGVGEYFNDLSIVIAGRRVGGPAKVAIFSSALQGTISGSSVANVVTSGAFTIPMMKRLGYDKNFAGAVEAASSTGGQIMPPVMGAAAFLMVEFIGGGITYWDIAKAAAIPAVLYFAGIWIMTHLEAKRIGLRGLSREEMPETKRVMKQVYLLIPIVVVIVLLMNGVSVTKSALWSIVSAIAVGMLNKKTRMGPKLFFEALADGARTALGVAAATAAAGMIVGVVTVTGVGLKMANGLLELSGGYLIPTLILTMIASLVLGMGSPTTANYVITSTIAAPAILLFGVPDLSAHMFVFYFGIIADITPPVALAAFAAAGVSGGEPIRTGILSSKLAIAAFIIPYIFVISPQLMLIDTTWVEAIWVISTAFVGMIAIGAGMIGYWMRPISWLERIAAVAIGFLLIYPEGMFSAIGLAAFALMLGSQYWLLKKDNTQAPSSPAV from the coding sequence ATGGAAAAGTACGATCCAGAAGCAGGCTTTCGAAAATTAAAAGGTGCTCTTTATTGGATCACACTCATCGGTTTGATCTCGTTTTCGTTATTTCAGCTCTATACAGCTATTTTTGGAGTATTGCCAGCACAATTACAAAGAACGATTCATCTAGGTTTTGCGCTAACGTTAATCTTTTTGCTCTTCCCAGCTTCTAAAAAGAAAAAAGAAGGGAAGCCGCTGTTTCAAGTTGCTTGGTATGACATGATTTTGGCTGTTCTATCGATAGCCGTGGGATCTTATTGGTATCTATTCATGGATGACCTAGTTATGAGGGTAGGAAGATTAACGACTCAAGATTTCTTAATAGGTGTGCTCGCGATCATACTTGTTCTAGAAGCAACAAGAAGGGTCGTTGGGCTGCCGATCACGATTATTGCAGGTCTATTCTTGCTTTACGCGTATATGGGACCTTATATGCCGGGCTTTTTAGAGCACAAAGGGTTGACGATCGAACGAATCGTAAGGACGATGTTCTTTACAACAGAAGGTATTTTAGGAACACCGCTCGCAGTTTCATCCACATATATCTTCTTGTTTCTTTTATTTGGAGCCTTTCTCGTTAAAACGGGAGTGGGCGAATATTTTAATGATCTATCCATCGTTATCGCTGGAAGACGAGTCGGGGGACCTGCTAAGGTAGCCATTTTCTCTAGCGCTCTTCAAGGAACGATCAGTGGAAGCTCGGTGGCTAACGTTGTAACTTCTGGGGCTTTTACCATTCCGATGATGAAACGATTAGGTTATGACAAAAACTTTGCAGGAGCCGTCGAGGCTGCTTCTTCAACAGGTGGTCAGATCATGCCTCCTGTCATGGGTGCTGCAGCGTTTTTGATGGTTGAATTTATCGGCGGTGGTATCACCTATTGGGATATCGCCAAAGCTGCTGCCATTCCTGCGGTTCTATACTTTGCAGGAATATGGATCATGACCCATTTAGAAGCAAAACGTATCGGTCTTAGAGGGTTATCACGTGAAGAGATGCCTGAAACGAAAAGAGTTATGAAACAAGTGTATTTGTTGATTCCGATCGTTGTGGTTATTGTTCTACTAATGAATGGGGTCAGTGTTACAAAATCAGCTTTATGGTCAATTGTGAGTGCGATTGCTGTAGGGATGTTAAACAAGAAAACTCGTATGGGACCTAAGCTCTTTTTTGAAGCATTAGCTGATGGCGCGAGAACAGCTCTTGGTGTTGCAGCGGCTACAGCAGCAGCGGGTATGATCGTCGGGGTTGTAACCGTAACAGGTGTTGGTCTTAAGATGGCGAACGGTTTGCTCGAGTTATCAGGTGGCTATCTTATTCCGACATTGATCTTAACAATGATCGCATCGCTTGTACTTGGAATGGGATCGCCTACCACCGCGAACTATGTCATAACATCAACGATTGCAGCACCAGCTATTTTATTGTTTGGTGTTCCTGATCTTTCCGCTCACATGTTTGTCTTTTATTTTGGAATCATCGCGGATATTACACCTCCTGTAGCGCTTGCAGCCTTTGCAGCAGCTGGGGTTTCGGGCGGTGAACCGATACGAACCGGTATATTATCATCAAAACTAGCCATTGCAGCATTTATTATTCCGTACATTTTCGTCATATCACCACAGCTCATGTTGATTGATACCACTTGGGTAGAAGCCATTTGGGTGATCTCGACGGCATTTGTCGGAATGATTGCCATTGGTGCAGGTATGATCGGCTATTGGATGAGACCTATTTCTTGGTTAGAAAGAATCGCAGCCGTTGCGATCGGCTTCTTGCTGATCTATCCAGAAGGCATGTTCAGTGCGATCGGTCTTGCAGCGTTCGCTCTTATGCTTGGAAGTCAGTATTGGTTATTAAAAAAAGACAACACACAAGCTCCTTCATCTCCAGCTGTTTAA
- a CDS encoding DUF1850 domain-containing protein, whose product MSIVGLVVLIMFSMVPFFNAVVIEDGKTGKPLAFFDAQEDSEFSIEYIHSIHKTPVREIYHVHHEEILQTEMRFQEFGVGMPSGASEGEMFAQKDGNYILSNMKRTFPSLDIRIGQIIANHTLLLNGNKYPFSSFSEKGSWVSIKVEKLNVWQRLIGGIKLG is encoded by the coding sequence GTGAGCATCGTGGGTTTAGTGGTCTTAATCATGTTTTCAATGGTGCCATTTTTCAATGCTGTTGTGATTGAAGACGGAAAGACAGGGAAACCTTTAGCTTTCTTTGATGCACAAGAGGATAGTGAATTCAGTATTGAATACATACACTCGATCCATAAAACACCGGTCCGTGAAATCTACCACGTTCATCATGAAGAAATCCTTCAAACTGAAATGAGGTTTCAGGAATTTGGAGTGGGCATGCCATCTGGTGCATCTGAAGGTGAAATGTTTGCGCAAAAGGATGGAAACTATATTTTATCGAACATGAAAAGAACATTTCCTTCATTAGATATTCGGATCGGACAAATTATAGCCAATCATACACTTCTTCTAAATGGGAATAAATATCCCTTCTCATCATTCAGTGAAAAAGGGTCCTGGGTTTCAATAAAAGTAGAAAAACTGAACGTATGGCAAAGGTTGATAGGAGGGATAAAACTTGGATAA
- a CDS encoding TAXI family TRAP transporter solute-binding subunit produces MKKGIALFFVLILAFSLAACGQKIETPSEKKETGDKSASLNLDQISIVTGGTGGTYYPLGGEMAKIVKDELDVEANSQASGASVENMQLLQDGDADVAFTQTDIASYAVEGKEMFKEKVDQVTGIGTLYPETIQIVTLKESGIKSVEDLKGKKVSVGAPGSGTFANAEQILKIHGMTMEDIDAQHLSFDESTEGIQDKNIQAAFITAGTPTGAVDALSATNPVTIVPIADDKIKELIEAHPYYIEDTVKSGTYKIEADVKTVAVLSMLTVRKDMEDDAVYAITKAIFENTDKISHAKGELISAENAVEGMGIDFHPGAKKYFEEKGILK; encoded by the coding sequence ATGAAAAAGGGGATTGCGTTATTTTTCGTACTGATTCTTGCATTTTCACTAGCAGCATGTGGTCAGAAGATTGAGACTCCGTCAGAAAAGAAAGAAACAGGTGACAAGAGTGCTTCTTTAAATCTTGATCAGATCAGTATTGTAACAGGTGGGACAGGTGGTACATATTATCCACTAGGTGGAGAGATGGCGAAGATCGTGAAAGATGAGCTAGATGTTGAAGCAAACTCTCAAGCTTCAGGTGCATCTGTTGAGAACATGCAGCTGCTTCAAGATGGTGATGCTGATGTAGCTTTCACACAAACAGATATCGCTAGCTATGCAGTTGAAGGTAAAGAAATGTTCAAAGAAAAAGTTGATCAAGTAACGGGGATCGGGACATTATATCCTGAAACGATTCAGATTGTAACGTTAAAAGAAAGCGGGATTAAGAGTGTTGAAGATCTGAAAGGCAAGAAAGTTTCAGTTGGAGCACCAGGTAGTGGAACGTTCGCGAATGCTGAACAAATTCTAAAGATTCATGGCATGACAATGGAAGACATTGATGCGCAACATCTATCTTTCGATGAGTCTACGGAAGGAATTCAAGATAAGAATATTCAAGCAGCTTTTATCACAGCTGGAACGCCTACAGGTGCTGTTGATGCATTATCCGCTACGAATCCTGTAACGATCGTACCGATTGCAGATGACAAGATTAAAGAGCTGATTGAAGCTCATCCTTATTACATTGAAGATACCGTTAAGAGTGGTACTTACAAGATTGAAGCAGATGTAAAAACGGTAGCGGTTCTTTCGATGCTAACTGTTCGTAAAGACATGGAAGACGATGCGGTTTATGCAATCACAAAAGCGATCTTTGAGAACACGGATAAGATCAGTCATGCAAAAGGAGAGTTAATCTCTGCAGAGAATGCAGTAGAAGGAATGGGGATTGACTTCCATCCTGGCGCTAAAAAGTATTTTGAAGAAAAAGGAATCTTAAAATAA
- a CDS encoding Dps family protein, whose amino-acid sequence MNTIQEVLNRQVANWNVLFVKLHNYHWYVKGPHFFTLHEKFEELYTEAATNIDELAERLLVLKGTPVATMKEYLELATVEEAKSNETAEDMVQSIINDFEHLIAEIKEGMEVTEREGDEVTHDMLLSVRESLAKHNWMLRAFVS is encoded by the coding sequence ATGAATACCATTCAAGAAGTACTAAATCGCCAAGTAGCGAACTGGAATGTATTGTTTGTAAAACTTCATAACTATCACTGGTATGTAAAAGGACCTCACTTTTTCACCCTTCATGAAAAGTTTGAAGAGCTATACACCGAAGCTGCAACGAACATTGATGAACTCGCTGAGCGTCTGCTTGTTCTAAAAGGAACACCCGTTGCAACGATGAAAGAATATTTAGAGTTGGCTACAGTAGAAGAAGCTAAGAGTAATGAAACAGCAGAAGATATGGTTCAAAGCATCATTAACGATTTTGAACATCTGATCGCTGAGATTAAAGAAGGAATGGAAGTAACTGAGCGTGAAGGTGATGAAGTAACGCACGATATGTTATTGTCTGTTCGTGAAAGTCTTGCTAAACATAACTGGATGCTACGTGCGTTCGTAAGCTAA
- a CDS encoding TlpA family protein disulfide reductase: MKLREQMPELDGATTWLNEEVTKEELVGEKATLIHFWSVSCGLCKEAMPDVNELRDEYEDDLNVVAVHMPRSENDLDMSVIEQMAIGHDITQPIYVDSEHKLTDAFENKYVPAYYVFDKEGKLRHFQAGGSGMDMLRKRLNRVLNEETK, translated from the coding sequence ATGAAATTACGTGAACAAATGCCTGAACTTGATGGTGCTACAACTTGGTTGAATGAAGAAGTTACAAAAGAAGAATTGGTTGGAGAAAAAGCAACCTTGATCCACTTCTGGTCTGTAAGCTGCGGATTGTGTAAAGAGGCAATGCCAGATGTTAACGAGCTTCGTGATGAATATGAAGATGATCTAAACGTAGTGGCTGTTCATATGCCTCGCTCAGAAAACGATTTAGACATGAGTGTTATCGAACAGATGGCGATCGGGCATGATATTACACAGCCGATCTATGTAGACAGCGAGCATAAATTAACGGATGCTTTTGAAAACAAATATGTTCCTGCGTACTATGTGTTTGATAAAGAAGGAAAGCTTCGTCACTTCCAAGCTGGAGGAAGCGGAATGGACATGCTTCGCAAGCGCTTGAACCGTGTATTGAACGAAGAAACAAAATAA
- a CDS encoding peroxiredoxin, translating to MAERMVGKQAPRFEMEAIMPNKETKKVSLEKNMEDGKWTVLFFYPMDFTFVCPTEITALSDRYSEFEDLDAEVIGVSTDTVHTHLAWINTSREDNGLGELNYPLAADTNHRVSRDYGVLIEEEGVALRGMFIINPEGEMMYQVVFHNNIGRDADETLRVLQALQTGGLCPANWKPGQKTL from the coding sequence ATGGCAGAACGTATGGTAGGCAAACAAGCACCTCGCTTTGAGATGGAAGCGATCATGCCTAATAAAGAAACGAAAAAAGTAAGTTTAGAAAAGAACATGGAAGATGGAAAATGGACCGTTCTTTTCTTCTATCCAATGGATTTCACTTTCGTATGTCCGACTGAAATCACTGCGTTATCAGATAGATATAGCGAATTTGAAGATTTGGATGCGGAAGTAATCGGGGTTTCAACGGATACCGTTCATACGCACTTGGCTTGGATCAATACGAGTCGTGAAGATAACGGACTTGGTGAATTAAACTATCCTCTAGCGGCTGACACGAATCACCGTGTATCACGTGATTATGGAGTACTGATCGAAGAAGAAGGCGTTGCACTTCGTGGCATGTTCATCATCAATCCGGAAGGTGAGATGATGTATCAAGTTGTCTTCCATAACAATATCGGCCGTGATGCTGACGAAACACTGCGTGTGCTTCAAGCTCTACAAACAGGCGGACTTTGCCCAGCAAACTGGAAGCCAGGACAAAAGACACTTTAA
- a CDS encoding TVP38/TMEM64 family protein yields the protein MKRRTLVKITVILSIVMFMFALNHFVFKITPISLRDWVLSFGMVAPIVYIIVNVIRPFTLFPISVLSLAGGLAFGVIWGTVYTVFSATIGAILSFYIAKHLGARWIKQKTDSPSRIEKWQNQLKEKGFVYIFLLRIIPVLNFDVVSYVAGISKLKLRSYILATMLGVLPGTLAYNLLGDSFIKGNGTIIAVAIGLALFAACIPILLKNKQMITSQIHQHKEDNA from the coding sequence ATGAAAAGAAGAACATTGGTGAAGATCACAGTAATCTTGTCGATTGTCATGTTTATGTTTGCTCTGAATCATTTTGTCTTTAAAATAACCCCCATATCTCTACGTGATTGGGTATTATCCTTTGGAATGGTCGCTCCCATTGTATATATCATCGTAAATGTAATTCGTCCCTTTACATTATTTCCAATCTCTGTTCTTTCACTAGCAGGTGGCTTGGCATTCGGCGTAATATGGGGTACGGTTTATACTGTATTCTCAGCCACGATTGGTGCCATTTTATCCTTCTACATCGCTAAACATCTAGGTGCGAGGTGGATCAAACAAAAAACGGATTCTCCCTCCCGAATTGAGAAATGGCAGAACCAGCTGAAGGAAAAAGGGTTTGTGTATATTTTCTTATTGAGAATCATCCCGGTATTGAATTTTGATGTTGTAAGTTATGTAGCTGGAATTTCTAAGTTGAAACTTCGGTCATACATTTTAGCTACAATGCTTGGGGTCTTACCAGGAACACTCGCATATAACTTGTTAGGTGACAGTTTTATTAAAGGAAATGGAACAATCATCGCCGTTGCGATCGGCTTAGCATTATTTGCCGCATGTATACCGATTCTATTGAAAAACAAACAGATGATTACCAGTCAAATCCACCAACATAAAGAAGATAATGCATAG
- a CDS encoding VOC family protein, with protein sequence MMTPIHKETHIGSVTLKVRNLENLVSFYTETIGLQILSEQETRVMLTADGKTPLIVLDGNQDFQQRPMKSAGLYHLALLVPTRKDLANVLYHFIETKTQLLGASNHKFSEAIYLQDPENNGIEIYRDVDRQDWVRDERGKLPAVSEPLDVQSLLAERDSKTWTRLPENTVMGHVHLNVVNIAEAENFYMNVLGFEEQTRIGNHALFISAGGYHHHIAVNIWNGPDAEQSREDVTGLLHYEIVVPSMLEIKKVLSALELEQVPYHIESENIRLKDPAGNGVVIKARTA encoded by the coding sequence ATGATGACCCCTATTCATAAAGAAACTCATATCGGAAGCGTGACTTTAAAAGTTAGGAATTTGGAGAACCTTGTTTCTTTTTATACCGAAACGATTGGTCTGCAAATTTTATCGGAACAAGAAACGAGGGTGATGTTAACTGCAGACGGGAAAACGCCACTGATCGTATTAGATGGTAATCAGGACTTTCAGCAGAGACCGATGAAAAGCGCAGGTCTTTATCACTTGGCATTACTTGTGCCAACTAGGAAAGATCTTGCAAATGTCCTCTATCATTTTATTGAAACAAAAACGCAGCTATTAGGAGCATCCAATCATAAGTTTAGTGAAGCGATCTATCTACAAGATCCAGAGAACAATGGAATTGAAATTTACAGAGATGTTGACCGCCAAGATTGGGTACGAGATGAAAGAGGAAAATTACCAGCTGTCAGCGAACCTTTAGATGTACAAAGTCTTCTAGCAGAAAGAGATTCAAAGACTTGGACTCGTCTGCCAGAAAACACGGTCATGGGGCATGTGCATCTGAATGTAGTAAATATAGCTGAAGCTGAAAATTTCTATATGAACGTATTAGGATTTGAAGAACAAACAAGGATAGGGAATCACGCCTTATTCATCTCCGCAGGAGGATATCATCACCATATTGCCGTTAATATTTGGAACGGACCTGATGCTGAGCAAAGCCGAGAAGATGTTACAGGACTTCTTCATTATGAGATCGTCGTTCCATCTATGTTGGAAATTAAAAAAGTTTTAAGTGCTCTAGAACTTGAGCAAGTTCCATATCATATAGAATCGGAAAATATAAGGTTAAAAGACCCTGCAGGTAACGGAGTTGTGATTAAAGCCCGAACAGCCTAA
- the moaA gene encoding GTP 3',8-cyclase MoaA, which produces MNESNGITDRLHRPLQDLRISVTDQCNFRCTYCMPKEIFGPDYPFLTPTELLSFDEIVRIASQFAKAGVEKIRITGGEPLLRKNLPDLLKRLRAIEGIKDIALTTNGVLLPRMAVSLKQAGMDRVTVSLDTLDNDLFGYINGRGVGVSPVLRGIEAAYEAGLAVKINMMVKKGINDKEILPMARYFKNTPYVLRFIEYMDVGTSNGWNWDEVVSKNEILEMIDAEIPLKPVDRKYYGEVAKRYQYADGQGEIGIISSISDTFCSTCTRARLSADGKIYTCLFTGRGTDLKEFVRSGASDEDVFNRIVQIWRNRSDRYSDERKEQGTIERKKIEMSYIGG; this is translated from the coding sequence ATGAATGAAAGTAATGGAATCACTGATCGCTTGCATCGTCCGCTGCAAGACTTGCGGATTTCGGTAACCGATCAATGTAATTTTAGGTGTACGTATTGTATGCCAAAAGAAATTTTCGGACCAGATTACCCATTCTTAACACCAACCGAGCTATTATCGTTCGATGAAATCGTACGTATTGCCTCACAGTTTGCAAAAGCAGGCGTAGAAAAAATTCGAATAACAGGTGGTGAACCTTTACTTCGAAAAAATCTTCCTGACTTGTTGAAGCGCCTTCGAGCGATCGAAGGAATTAAAGATATTGCACTAACTACAAATGGCGTGCTTCTTCCAAGGATGGCTGTTTCTCTTAAGCAAGCAGGAATGGATAGAGTAACCGTGAGTTTGGATACGCTTGATAACGATTTATTCGGCTACATTAATGGACGAGGTGTAGGAGTATCCCCTGTTCTAAGAGGGATAGAAGCTGCATATGAAGCGGGTCTTGCTGTCAAAATCAATATGATGGTCAAAAAGGGGATCAATGACAAAGAGATTCTTCCGATGGCCCGTTATTTTAAGAATACGCCATATGTTTTGCGATTCATTGAATATATGGATGTTGGCACCTCAAACGGTTGGAACTGGGATGAAGTCGTATCAAAGAATGAGATTTTAGAGATGATTGATGCAGAGATACCGTTAAAACCCGTTGACCGAAAATATTATGGAGAAGTAGCAAAACGCTACCAATATGCAGACGGTCAAGGAGAGATCGGAATTATTTCGTCTATCAGTGATACATTTTGTTCGACTTGTACAAGAGCGAGATTGTCTGCCGATGGAAAAATATATACGTGTCTTTTTACGGGGCGAGGTACTGATCTAAAAGAATTTGTACGATCTGGGGCATCTGACGAGGACGTTTTTAATCGTATTGTTCAAATATGGCGAAACCGATCAGATCGTTATTCAGACGAAAGAAAAGAACAAGGAACAATTGAAAGAAAAAAAATAGAAATGTCCTATATCGGAGGCTGA